A genomic region of Catalinimonas niigatensis contains the following coding sequences:
- a CDS encoding arylsulfatase, whose amino-acid sequence MMNRFYIIGLLLAGFFAYTWVGSKSKQTIQKPNIVLILNDDLGYSDLACYGSEIETPNMNRLASEGLRMTQFYNTAKCTETRAAILTGLHHQQTNNLKIANNITLAEVLKNEGYQTILSGKWHLGDWQKETNTPTQRGFNSYFGFLAGAINFFTGRDYATGTNFMRLGTEEYYAPEDFYATDAFTDFALQEVKTALEDEKPFFLYLAYNAPHYPLQVHRKNIDKYLDKYDIGWDSLRQTRYQKMRKMGIIAEDWQLSPRDSLAPAWSSLSAKEQEEEQLLMATYAGMIDRMDEQIGRLLRQMDELDITENTIVMFLSDNGGCPFDANRTPDLPPGPASSSRTYDTEWAQASNTPFRKYKQWIHEGGIATPMIIRWPAKIKANTVSDAPGQIVDIMPTLIELAQATYPESYQGHEVLPMEGISLLPIMKGSTLERNQPMFWEYNGSRAGREGGWKLVAERGGVWELYNLQKDRTEMNNLVSKHPERVADMEEKYNAWAERIGAHRHDEAKNMRINQQDRYLYAEEVKGDRSPRE is encoded by the coding sequence ATGATGAACAGATTTTATATCATAGGGCTGTTGTTGGCTGGTTTTTTCGCCTACACTTGGGTAGGGAGCAAAAGCAAACAAACAATCCAAAAACCAAATATCGTGCTTATCTTAAATGATGATCTTGGTTACTCAGACCTTGCTTGTTATGGTTCAGAAATAGAAACGCCTAATATGAATCGCCTTGCTTCGGAAGGGCTAAGGATGACCCAGTTTTACAATACTGCCAAGTGTACAGAAACCAGGGCTGCAATCCTTACCGGGCTACACCATCAACAGACGAACAATCTGAAGATTGCCAATAACATCACCCTGGCAGAAGTGCTGAAGAATGAAGGATACCAAACCATATTGTCGGGCAAATGGCATTTGGGTGATTGGCAAAAAGAAACCAATACACCTACCCAGCGTGGTTTTAACAGCTACTTCGGTTTTCTGGCAGGTGCTATCAACTTTTTTACTGGCAGGGACTACGCTACCGGAACCAATTTCATGCGGTTAGGGACTGAAGAATATTATGCCCCTGAAGATTTTTATGCTACCGATGCATTTACAGACTTTGCGCTTCAGGAAGTAAAAACAGCTCTGGAGGATGAAAAGCCTTTCTTCCTGTACCTGGCCTACAATGCTCCGCATTACCCTTTACAGGTTCACCGGAAAAATATAGATAAATACCTGGACAAATACGACATAGGCTGGGATAGCCTTCGGCAGACACGTTATCAGAAAATGAGAAAGATGGGTATCATCGCAGAGGACTGGCAGCTTTCTCCAAGGGATTCTCTGGCTCCGGCCTGGAGCAGCCTGAGCGCAAAAGAGCAGGAGGAAGAGCAACTGCTGATGGCTACTTATGCTGGCATGATAGACAGAATGGATGAGCAGATAGGGCGGCTTCTCAGGCAAATGGATGAACTGGACATTACTGAAAATACCATTGTAATGTTCCTTTCAGACAATGGAGGTTGCCCTTTTGATGCCAACCGTACGCCTGATTTACCTCCCGGACCGGCATCATCCTCAAGGACTTATGACACTGAATGGGCGCAGGCATCCAATACGCCTTTCAGGAAATACAAGCAATGGATTCACGAAGGAGGCATTGCCACACCCATGATCATTCGTTGGCCAGCCAAAATCAAAGCCAATACTGTGTCTGATGCTCCGGGTCAGATTGTTGATATCATGCCTACTCTAATAGAACTGGCGCAGGCAACATATCCCGAAAGCTATCAGGGGCATGAGGTATTGCCGATGGAAGGTATCAGTTTGCTGCCCATTATGAAAGGCAGTACATTAGAAAGAAACCAACCTATGTTCTGGGAGTACAATGGAAGCCGGGCTGGCAGAGAAGGAGGTTGGAAGCTGGTGGCCGAACGCGGAGGTGTTTGGGAGCTTTATAATTTGCAGAAAGACCGGACGGAAATGAACAATTTAGTGAGTAAGCATCCTGAAAGAGTAGCTGATATGGAAGAAAAATACAATGCCTGGGCTGAAAGGATAGGCGCACACAGGCATGATGAAGCTAAAAATATGCGTATCAATCAGCAGGATCGCTATCTGTATGCAGAGGAAGTAAAGGGTGATAGGAGCCCCAGAGAGTGA
- a CDS encoding RagB/SusD family nutrient uptake outer membrane protein, translating to MKTINKIIICILLLAMFSCNEEDLDLYPKTAITEGNFYQTEEQFILAVNDVYRQMERTYQAGGIADIYGELSSDNTYIEFIGGSSNSAERISSFNIPTNDLDTENAWQNSYNSIFICNDVLNRLENTTVEFSSPELKERLIAEASFVRALIYFNMVRVWGDIPLPLKPLSPEEGYEYLRENKDVVYDQIISDLNYAKNTLPISYTGNDLGRVNKYGAAAVLAKVYLTRGNETDAERELKEIIDSGLYSLDADDNGVVNADDYRYIFHPDTKNSKASVLEIQYLEGQNAVNSNHQMEYTPYQWSFHLPDINETFRGGGRNTPTQDLVNEFEPADTVRKIISVYPGYDNLETGEFVSYPFTMKFFDPNWRYAGQNFEIIRFADILLMYAEVTDDPTYLNMVRARVGLPDYGEAGYPAEYTTLERAIEHERRVELAFEFHRFFDLVRTGRALEVMQAKGYDVNQNKLHFPVPQRAIDVNPQLTQNDGY from the coding sequence ATGAAGACGATAAATAAAATCATCATATGCATATTACTGCTGGCTATGTTTTCCTGCAATGAAGAAGATCTTGATCTGTACCCAAAAACAGCCATTACAGAAGGTAACTTTTACCAAACAGAAGAACAGTTCATTCTGGCTGTCAACGATGTGTACCGGCAGATGGAAAGAACTTACCAAGCCGGTGGCATTGCGGATATATACGGAGAGCTGAGTTCTGATAACACTTATATAGAGTTCATCGGAGGGTCCAGCAATTCCGCAGAGCGAATTTCCAGCTTTAACATCCCTACCAATGATTTAGATACAGAAAATGCCTGGCAGAATTCCTATAATTCCATTTTTATTTGTAATGATGTGTTGAACAGGCTTGAAAATACCACTGTAGAATTCAGCAGTCCTGAGTTGAAAGAGAGACTTATAGCCGAAGCTAGTTTTGTTCGTGCTTTAATTTATTTTAACATGGTGAGAGTGTGGGGTGATATTCCTCTTCCACTAAAACCTCTTTCTCCGGAAGAAGGATATGAATACCTCAGGGAAAACAAAGATGTGGTATACGATCAAATCATCAGTGATCTGAACTATGCCAAAAATACTTTGCCTATAAGCTATACCGGAAACGATCTCGGTAGGGTGAACAAATATGGCGCTGCAGCGGTTCTAGCCAAAGTTTACCTAACCAGAGGAAATGAAACAGATGCGGAAAGAGAGCTCAAAGAGATTATAGATAGTGGTCTTTATTCGTTAGATGCTGATGATAATGGAGTAGTGAATGCTGATGATTACCGCTATATTTTTCATCCTGATACCAAAAACTCCAAGGCTTCTGTTTTAGAGATACAATATCTGGAAGGACAAAATGCAGTGAATAGTAATCATCAAATGGAATATACACCTTACCAGTGGTCTTTCCATCTGCCTGATATCAATGAAACTTTCCGTGGAGGAGGAAGAAATACGCCGACACAAGATCTGGTGAATGAGTTTGAGCCTGCAGATACCGTAAGGAAGATCATCTCAGTGTATCCAGGCTATGATAATCTTGAAACAGGTGAGTTTGTCAGTTATCCTTTTACCATGAAATTCTTCGATCCCAACTGGCGATATGCCGGACAGAACTTTGAAATCATCAGGTTTGCTGATATTCTCCTGATGTATGCTGAAGTAACGGATGATCCTACTTACCTGAACATGGTAAGAGCGCGGGTGGGCCTGCCTGATTATGGCGAAGCTGGCTATCCGGCGGAGTATACTACCCTTGAAAGAGCTATAGAACATGAACGTAGGGTAGAGCTTGCTTTTGAGTTCCACAGATTTTTTGATCTGGTACGTACAGGCAGAGCACTGGAAGTGATGCAGGCAAAAGGCTATGATGTGAATCAAAACAAATTACATTTTCCTGTTCCCCAGCGGGCTATAGATGTTAATCCCCAGCTTACTCAAAATGATGGCTATTAG
- a CDS encoding sulfatase family protein, translated as MKVKIYLFLTILLSLGIVELGFSQDNPPNVILFIADDVGWNDLGCYGNTEVHSPNIDRIAEEGIRFTNTYLTASSCSPSRTSIISGRYPHNTGSAELHTPLPAEVAIFPELMQKAGYYTSQAGKWHLGEHARRGFDTILDKGEENGDGGEGMWLNSLKERPKDKPFFMWFASFDAHRPWGTNDFSGAHEAADIKPAPYLADAESTKKDLAQYYDEITRFDDYIGKVEEELEAQGVLDNTLIIIMSDNGRPFPRSKTRVYDSGMRTPFVLKWNAGISQKGAVSNSLISVIDIAPTLLELSGAEIQTGFQGKSFATVLENPDSKFRNYVFSEHNWHDYEALERMVRTEGYLYVLNLRPNLSNPGPADSNKSPSFQDLKDIRDAGELTAAQAEIFMAPRPSEELYNCYTDPMQLINVASLPEYQSRLTHMREVLQQWRDETLDTSPTQLTKDWYDRETGNPLDIERTRGDMPGGKEAIQTNAKGPF; from the coding sequence ATGAAAGTAAAAATATACCTGTTTCTGACAATATTGCTAAGCTTAGGCATTGTTGAGCTAGGCTTTTCCCAGGATAATCCACCCAATGTAATTCTTTTTATTGCCGATGATGTAGGTTGGAATGACCTTGGATGTTATGGAAATACCGAAGTTCACAGTCCTAATATTGACCGGATCGCGGAGGAAGGAATTCGCTTTACCAATACCTATCTTACTGCCAGTTCCTGTAGTCCCAGCCGGACCAGTATTATTTCCGGCAGATATCCGCATAACACCGGCTCGGCTGAACTGCATACTCCATTACCGGCAGAAGTGGCTATTTTTCCGGAACTGATGCAAAAGGCTGGTTATTACACTTCCCAAGCCGGTAAGTGGCACTTGGGAGAGCATGCCCGGAGAGGTTTTGATACCATACTTGATAAGGGTGAGGAAAATGGGGATGGAGGAGAAGGCATGTGGCTGAATTCTCTAAAAGAACGGCCTAAAGATAAGCCATTTTTTATGTGGTTTGCTTCTTTTGATGCCCACCGGCCCTGGGGTACCAATGATTTTAGTGGTGCTCATGAGGCCGCTGACATAAAGCCTGCCCCTTATCTGGCCGATGCGGAAAGTACCAAAAAGGATCTGGCGCAGTATTATGACGAAATCACTCGCTTTGATGACTATATCGGAAAAGTAGAAGAAGAACTTGAAGCACAAGGAGTGCTGGACAATACCCTCATCATCATTATGTCTGACAATGGCCGCCCTTTTCCCAGAAGTAAAACCAGGGTGTATGACAGTGGGATGAGAACGCCTTTTGTGCTGAAATGGAATGCTGGCATATCGCAGAAAGGTGCAGTGAGCAATAGCCTGATCAGTGTCATTGACATTGCCCCAACTTTGCTGGAACTATCGGGAGCGGAAATACAGACCGGCTTTCAGGGAAAGAGCTTTGCCACTGTGCTTGAAAATCCTGACAGTAAATTCAGAAATTATGTCTTTTCCGAACATAACTGGCACGACTATGAAGCTTTGGAAAGGATGGTGCGCACCGAAGGTTATTTATATGTGCTGAACCTGCGTCCTAATCTGAGCAATCCAGGACCGGCTGATTCCAATAAAAGCCCTTCTTTTCAGGATCTTAAGGACATCAGGGATGCTGGTGAACTAACCGCTGCCCAGGCTGAAATATTCATGGCTCCCCGACCTTCGGAAGAACTCTACAATTGTTACACCGATCCCATGCAGTTGATAAATGTGGCCTCATTGCCGGAGTATCAGTCTCGCCTTACACACATGAGAGAAGTACTGCAACAGTGGAGAGATGAAACTTTGGATACATCGCCGACGCAGCTAACCAAAGACTGGTACGATCGTGAAACAGGAAATCCCTTGGATATAGAAAGGACCAGAGGAGACATGCCCGGTGGGAAAGAAGCCATTCAAACCAATGCCAAGGGACCTTTTTGA
- a CDS encoding sulfatase-like hydrolase/transferase translates to MNTNTTLLKVSLAFLLILLSRAESKAQQQTDQPNILWIVSEDNSPLIGAYGDEFATTPNIDQLASEGVLYQNAFAAAPVCAPSRSTLITGVWPTSMGTQHMRSTYPIPEMIKFFPRYLREAGYYTSNNVKKDYNTVDQPEAWDESSNQATYKNRKEGQPFFSVFNTTISHESSLHEPLASLVHDPEKVPIPPYHPRTPEMKHDWAQYYDKVQMMDAKVGEVLKELEASGLAENTIVFYYSDHGGVLGRSKRFMYESGLHIPLIIRFPEKYQHLAPGKAGSKTDRIVTFVDFAPTILSMAGVKIPEYMQGQAFLGEQQLEPREYAQAFRGRMDERIDMSRSVRDKKYRYIRNYLPHKIYAQYIEYLWRAPSMRSWEQAYHAGELNEVQAKFFGTKPVEELYDVEADPHNVTNLAEDPQHQSILQRMRKANNKWVQESKDVGFLPEAMIEDIAKNTTLYEYARSGKYPVEKIIQAVEEVASGDVLKIMQHLTSDNSVIRYWAATACTMVGEKAAPAEAELEKLTDDPETAVRIAAAEALYHLGEKELALQTLNEALKIDNEMARVQAINVLETMKADAMPTLSAVKALVPDDPEVNNYDVRAARRLVEKLQEND, encoded by the coding sequence ATGAATACGAATACTACATTATTGAAAGTCAGCCTGGCTTTTCTTTTAATCCTGTTATCACGGGCAGAAAGCAAAGCGCAACAGCAAACAGACCAACCTAATATCCTCTGGATCGTGAGTGAAGACAACAGCCCGCTGATAGGAGCCTATGGAGATGAGTTTGCTACTACACCAAATATTGATCAGTTAGCCTCTGAAGGGGTACTCTACCAAAATGCTTTTGCTGCCGCTCCGGTCTGCGCCCCTTCACGCTCTACTTTGATCACTGGCGTATGGCCCACCAGCATGGGTACGCAACACATGCGCAGCACCTATCCCATTCCTGAGATGATCAAGTTTTTTCCCAGATACCTGAGAGAAGCAGGTTATTACACCAGTAACAATGTCAAGAAAGATTACAATACCGTAGACCAACCTGAAGCCTGGGACGAGTCCAGCAACCAGGCTACTTACAAGAACAGGAAAGAAGGTCAGCCTTTCTTCTCTGTATTTAACACGACTATCTCTCATGAGAGCTCACTGCATGAGCCGCTGGCAAGCCTTGTGCATGATCCTGAGAAAGTACCCATTCCCCCTTACCATCCTCGCACTCCTGAGATGAAGCATGACTGGGCGCAGTACTATGATAAAGTGCAGATGATGGATGCCAAAGTAGGGGAGGTGCTCAAAGAACTGGAAGCATCAGGTCTGGCTGAAAATACCATCGTCTTTTACTACAGCGATCATGGTGGAGTGCTGGGCAGAAGCAAGCGCTTTATGTATGAATCAGGTTTGCATATCCCACTCATCATCCGCTTTCCTGAAAAGTACCAGCATCTGGCACCGGGCAAAGCAGGCAGCAAAACCGACAGAATCGTCACATTTGTAGACTTTGCACCCACCATCCTGAGCATGGCCGGAGTGAAAATACCAGAATACATGCAGGGACAGGCTTTTCTGGGAGAGCAGCAGTTAGAGCCCAGGGAATATGCTCAGGCATTTAGGGGTAGAATGGATGAACGTATAGACATGTCAAGATCAGTAAGAGACAAAAAATACCGCTACATCAGAAACTACCTGCCACATAAAATATATGCGCAGTACATAGAATATCTGTGGAGAGCCCCGTCTATGCGGTCCTGGGAGCAGGCTTATCATGCTGGTGAGCTCAATGAAGTGCAGGCAAAGTTCTTTGGCACCAAGCCAGTAGAAGAGTTGTATGATGTAGAAGCTGACCCGCATAACGTAACAAACCTGGCAGAAGACCCACAGCATCAGTCTATACTGCAACGAATGCGAAAAGCCAATAATAAGTGGGTGCAGGAGAGCAAAGATGTGGGCTTCCTACCCGAGGCTATGATAGAAGACATAGCCAAAAACACCACCCTGTACGAATATGCCAGAAGCGGAAAGTACCCTGTAGAGAAAATCATACAGGCAGTAGAGGAAGTAGCTAGCGGTGATGTGCTAAAGATCATGCAGCATCTGACATCAGACAACTCGGTGATACGCTACTGGGCAGCCACCGCCTGTACAATGGTGGGAGAAAAAGCTGCTCCGGCTGAAGCTGAACTGGAAAAGCTGACCGATGATCCGGAAACTGCAGTACGTATCGCTGCCGCAGAAGCACTGTATCATCTGGGTGAAAAAGAGCTTGCCCTACAGACGTTAAATGAAGCTCTCAAGATAGACAATGAAATGGCGCGGGTACAGGCCATCAATGTACTGGAAACCATGAAGGCAGATGCCATGCCCACGCTCTCTGCGGTCAAAGCATTGGTACCAGATGATCCCGAAGTGAACAACTACGATGTGAGAGCTGCCCGTCGCTTGGTGGAGAAGCTACAGGAAAACGATTAG